The Streptomyces cyanogenus DNA segment GCGGTGCGCGAACGCCTCCGTGCGCCGTTGATGCGCCCGGCGGAACGGGCATGGAATGGATGAGGGCATACCTGCCCAAGGTCTAGGAGGGACCCATGGCCGAATCCCCCAGCACCACGCCCGACCCCACGCAGGAGCGCGAGACCGAGCAGCCCGCCGAGATCAGGAGCCTTCCGTTGTTCGGCGCGTGCGGCTGCGGCTCCGGATGCGGCTGCGGGTGCCAGTCGGGCAACCCGTGCCAGTGCGGCTGAACGACACCGGGCCGGTGTGAACGCGTTCACACCGGCCCTTCGCCGTACCGGATGCCCCTGCGGCCCGCCGGGCGCAGCATGGACGTGAGCGGGTGGGGGGCAAGAACCGGCGAGAACAGGAGGTGTCGGACCATGGCCAAGTTCATGGACATACACCGCGGCATGCAGGGCATCACGGCCGACCAGCTGCTGGAGGCGCACCAGGCCGACCTCGCCATCGAGAAGGACGAGTCCGTGCACTTCGAGCACGCCTGGGCGGACCCGGAGTCCGGCACCGTCTACTGCCTCTCCGAGGCCCCCTCGGCCGACGCGGTCCAGCGCGTCCACGAACGCGCCGGCCACCGCGCGGACGAGGTGCATGCGGTACCGCTGGAGGCCTGAGGGCGAGGGGCGGGGGCTGAAGGCGAGGTCCGCCGACGGGGTCTGCGGGGAGGTCCGCCGACGGGTCTGCGGCGTGATCCGCGGGCGCCGTCTGCGGGCGGGGGCGCGCCGGCAGGCTCTCGCGTCCCTACGGCCATTTCGTACGGGCCGGACGGCGGGGGTCCTAGGGCCACGCGGGGTCGCC contains these protein-coding regions:
- a CDS encoding SCO4226 family nickel-binding protein, which gives rise to MAKFMDIHRGMQGITADQLLEAHQADLAIEKDESVHFEHAWADPESGTVYCLSEAPSADAVQRVHERAGHRADEVHAVPLEA